In a single window of the Halobaculum lipolyticum genome:
- a CDS encoding TIGR04206 family protein — MPAASSRPGRLPRATPGRVVAAVLFCGLVPWSVQTFADGGVPFLRFVWGGLSFAPVVYARTLADYLALSGSPLLVPWVIAACCWLLAVASAALGFLDREDPRVTAGLLVLAGAVNASVALRFGLQPLRSGYPVGTVALWAVAAWRYLSSVGPRPARRR, encoded by the coding sequence GTGCCGGCCGCGTCGAGCCGTCCCGGGCGACTGCCCCGGGCGACGCCCGGTCGAGTCGTCGCGGCGGTCCTGTTCTGCGGGCTGGTCCCGTGGTCGGTCCAGACGTTCGCCGACGGCGGCGTCCCGTTCCTCCGGTTCGTCTGGGGCGGCCTCTCGTTCGCGCCGGTCGTGTACGCCCGGACGCTCGCGGACTACCTCGCGTTGTCGGGGTCGCCGCTGCTGGTGCCGTGGGTCATCGCGGCGTGTTGTTGGCTCCTCGCCGTCGCCTCGGCGGCGCTGGGGTTCCTCGACCGTGAGGACCCCCGCGTCACCGCCGGCCTCCTCGTGCTCGCGGGCGCGGTGAACGCCTCCGTCGCGCTCCGGTTCGGTCTCCAGCCGCTGCGTTCGGGCTACCCGGTCGGCACGGTCGCGCTGTGGGCGGTCGCCGCGTGGCGGTATCTGTCGTCGGTCGGACCGCGGCCGGCGCGCCGCCGCTGA
- a CDS encoding OBG GTPase family GTP-binding protein translates to MGLEDEIEELREEIAETPYNKSTEAHIGRLKSKLAQKKEKLENQSSSGGGQGYAVEKTGDATVALVGFPSVGKSTLINALTNADSETGEYEFTTLNVNPGMLKYRGANIQILDVPGLIEGAAGGRGGGKEVLSVVRTADLVVFVLSVFEIDQYERLRHELYENKVRLDTEPPNISVRKTHKDGIQVTMRDTVSLDEATVKDVLRTHGFVNADVTIPHDLTIDELIDGVMDNREYLPSIVAVNKADLIEEDYLPTVNEDLRSHDIDPEEAIFISAVEEKGLDVLRERIFEALGLIRIYMDKPGRGVDYEEPLVLREGDTVGDACAKLGGSFDERFKFARVSGPSAKHDEQQVGQGHELADEDVLRIVARK, encoded by the coding sequence ATGGGACTGGAGGACGAGATCGAGGAACTCCGCGAGGAGATCGCCGAAACCCCGTACAACAAGTCCACAGAGGCCCACATCGGTCGGCTGAAGTCGAAGCTCGCCCAGAAGAAGGAGAAGCTGGAGAACCAGTCGTCCTCGGGCGGCGGACAGGGGTACGCGGTCGAGAAGACCGGCGACGCGACGGTCGCGCTCGTCGGGTTCCCCTCGGTCGGCAAGTCCACGCTGATCAACGCCCTCACCAACGCCGACAGCGAGACCGGCGAGTACGAGTTCACCACGCTGAACGTCAACCCGGGGATGTTGAAGTACCGCGGCGCGAACATCCAGATCCTCGACGTGCCCGGCCTCATCGAGGGCGCCGCCGGCGGGCGCGGCGGCGGCAAGGAGGTGCTGTCGGTCGTCCGGACCGCCGACCTCGTCGTGTTCGTCCTCTCCGTCTTCGAGATCGACCAGTACGAGCGCCTCCGCCACGAACTGTACGAGAACAAGGTCCGCCTCGACACCGAGCCGCCGAACATCTCCGTGCGCAAGACGCACAAGGACGGCATCCAGGTGACGATGCGCGACACGGTGTCGCTCGACGAGGCGACGGTGAAGGACGTGCTCCGCACGCACGGGTTCGTCAACGCCGACGTGACCATCCCGCACGACCTCACGATCGACGAACTCATCGACGGCGTGATGGACAACCGCGAGTACCTCCCCTCCATCGTCGCCGTCAACAAGGCCGACCTCATCGAGGAGGACTACCTCCCGACGGTGAACGAGGACCTCCGTTCACACGACATCGACCCCGAGGAGGCCATCTTCATCTCCGCGGTCGAGGAGAAGGGACTCGACGTGCTGCGCGAGCGCATCTTCGAGGCGCTGGGTCTCATCCGCATCTACATGGACAAGCCGGGCCGCGGCGTCGACTACGAGGAGCCGCTCGTGCTCCGCGAGGGCGACACCGTCGGCGACGCCTGCGCGAAGCTCGGAGGGAGCTTCGACGAGCGGTTCAAGTTCGCCCGCGTCTCCGGTCCCTCGGCGAAACACGACGAACAGCAGGTCGGGCAAGGGCACGAACTCGCCGACGAGGACGTGCTCCGCATCGTCGCCCGGAAGTAG
- a CDS encoding VNG_1110C family protein: MPDPSRLRDSTQIVLPCGELDGIRPSIESEFTVSVFTADDHCRIIGSPVEIKAVSDYLARHGISLP; the protein is encoded by the coding sequence ATGCCGGATCCCTCCCGCCTCCGCGACAGCACACAGATCGTCTTGCCGTGCGGAGAACTGGACGGTATCCGCCCGTCGATCGAGTCCGAATTCACCGTCTCCGTGTTCACGGCGGACGACCACTGCCGCATCATCGGCAGCCCCGTCGAGATCAAAGCCGTCTCCGACTACCTCGCCCGCCACGGGATCAGTCTCCCCTGA
- a CDS encoding DUF7541 family protein, with the protein MDENPGLSEEYRRASPWPLFVALGLPIAEVGILFGLVPLAVGGLLLFFGSIAGILRENRYVSSTWRGVAALSLLVVALGLAIWYWDATTQSDLLVRAYSVLGTGVLMLIAGVGGELFARDTDPAF; encoded by the coding sequence ATGGACGAGAACCCGGGACTGAGCGAGGAGTACCGGCGGGCCAGCCCGTGGCCGCTGTTCGTCGCGCTGGGGCTGCCGATCGCCGAGGTCGGCATCCTGTTCGGACTCGTGCCGCTGGCGGTCGGCGGGCTGCTCCTGTTCTTCGGCTCCATCGCCGGAATCCTGCGCGAGAACCGCTACGTGTCGTCGACGTGGCGGGGGGTCGCGGCGCTGTCGCTGCTGGTCGTCGCGCTCGGGCTCGCGATCTGGTACTGGGACGCGACGACCCAGTCGGACCTGCTCGTGCGGGCGTACTCGGTCCTCGGCACGGGCGTGCTCATGCTGATCGCCGGCGTCGGCGGGGAGCTGTTCGCGCGCGACACCGACCCGGCGTTTTGA
- a CDS encoding DUF6684 family protein, whose translation MARIFDRDTLLDLTVNVIPLGIILFFVAAFVLVDPFGELDFYGRVLQMGLLAFPFVALAILTYVSGKAIAGDEKRSAVFFQGQATMDDAQTRHEVEAEIEAEDAAEAEEETDADAPADDADGETDADDADEE comes from the coding sequence ATGGCACGCATCTTCGACAGGGACACCCTGCTGGATCTGACGGTGAACGTCATCCCGCTGGGCATCATTCTGTTCTTCGTCGCCGCGTTCGTCCTCGTCGATCCGTTCGGCGAGCTCGACTTCTACGGGCGCGTGCTCCAGATGGGACTGCTCGCGTTCCCGTTCGTCGCGCTCGCGATCCTCACGTACGTCTCGGGCAAGGCGATCGCCGGCGACGAGAAGCGGTCGGCGGTGTTCTTCCAGGGGCAGGCGACGATGGACGACGCGCAGACGAGACACGAGGTCGAAGCCGAGATCGAAGCCGAGGACGCCGCCGAGGCGGAGGAGGAGACCGACGCGGACGCTCCGGCCGACGACGCGGACGGGGAGACCGACGCCGACGACGCCGACGAGGAGTAG
- a CDS encoding cbb3-type cytochrome c oxidase subunit I: MGAFLLGVAAFLARVEDWRSYTPLGAGGGAVGESGYGHAEKPAGLIRWFTTVDHKDIGLLYGGYATIAFVVGGLMVMLMRAELTTPATDVLGSATFYNSLLTSHGITMLFLFGTPIIAAFSNYLIPLIIGADDMAFPRINAIAFWLLPPAALLIWAGFFPIPEVIPAQTAWTMYTPLSAGVGNGNQMNVGVDLMLLGLHLSGVSATMGAINFIATIFTERAEEVTWANLDIFSWTILTQSGLILFAFPLLGSALVMLLLDRNFATTFFAVDGGGPILWQHLFWFFGHPEVYILVLPPMGIVSYVLPRFSGRKLFGFKFVVYSTLAIGVLSFGVWAHHMFATGIDPRLRASFMAVSLAIAIPSAVKTFNWITTMWNGKLRLTAPMLFCIGFVSNFIIGGVTGVFLASVPVDLVLHDTYYVVGHFHYIVMGAITFAGMAGIYYWFPLVTGRWYQRSLAKAHFWLWMVGTNVTFFAMVLLGYGGMPRRYATFLPQFATLHQIATLGAFMLLVGGIIWVYNVFVSWMEGPHVESGDPWRLDETNLNTAEWDWFDAKRETSLAATDGGEEVKADGGEVVDDDAAVDDDAAVDDE, from the coding sequence ATGGGGGCGTTCCTCCTGGGCGTGGCCGCCTTCCTCGCGCGGGTCGAGGACTGGCGGTCGTACACGCCCCTGGGTGCCGGCGGCGGCGCAGTCGGCGAGTCCGGCTACGGGCACGCGGAGAAGCCCGCCGGCCTCATCCGCTGGTTCACGACGGTCGACCACAAGGACATCGGACTGCTGTACGGCGGCTACGCGACGATCGCCTTCGTCGTCGGCGGCCTGATGGTGATGCTGATGCGCGCGGAGCTGACCACGCCCGCGACGGACGTGCTCGGCTCGGCGACGTTCTACAACTCGCTGCTCACCAGTCACGGCATCACGATGCTGTTCCTGTTCGGGACGCCGATCATCGCGGCGTTCTCGAACTACCTCATCCCGCTCATCATCGGCGCCGACGACATGGCGTTCCCGCGGATCAACGCCATCGCGTTCTGGCTGCTGCCGCCGGCGGCGCTGCTCATCTGGGCGGGCTTCTTCCCGATCCCGGAGGTCATCCCCGCACAGACGGCGTGGACGATGTACACGCCCCTCTCCGCGGGCGTGGGCAACGGGAACCAGATGAACGTCGGGGTCGACCTGATGCTGCTGGGCCTGCACCTCTCGGGGGTCTCGGCGACGATGGGGGCGATCAACTTCATCGCGACCATCTTCACCGAGCGCGCCGAGGAGGTCACCTGGGCCAACCTCGACATCTTCTCGTGGACGATCCTGACGCAGTCGGGCCTCATCCTGTTCGCGTTCCCGCTGCTGGGGAGCGCGCTGGTGATGCTCCTGCTCGACCGCAACTTCGCGACGACGTTCTTCGCCGTCGACGGCGGCGGTCCGATCCTCTGGCAGCACCTGTTCTGGTTCTTCGGCCACCCCGAAGTGTACATCCTCGTGCTCCCGCCGATGGGCATCGTGAGCTACGTGCTCCCGCGGTTCTCCGGCCGGAAGCTGTTCGGGTTCAAGTTCGTCGTCTACTCGACGCTCGCCATCGGCGTGCTCTCGTTCGGCGTGTGGGCACATCACATGTTCGCGACGGGCATCGACCCGCGCCTGCGCGCCTCGTTCATGGCCGTCTCGTTGGCCATCGCGATACCGTCGGCCGTGAAGACGTTCAACTGGATCACGACGATGTGGAACGGGAAGCTCCGCCTCACGGCGCCGATGCTGTTCTGTATCGGCTTCGTGAGCAACTTCATCATCGGCGGCGTGACGGGCGTGTTCCTCGCGTCCGTCCCCGTCGACCTCGTGCTCCACGACACGTACTACGTCGTCGGGCACTTCCACTACATCGTGATGGGCGCCATCACCTTCGCCGGGATGGCGGGCATCTACTACTGGTTCCCCCTCGTCACCGGCCGCTGGTACCAGCGCTCGCTCGCGAAGGCCCACTTCTGGCTGTGGATGGTCGGCACCAACGTGACGTTCTTCGCGATGGTGCTGCTGGGCTACGGCGGCATGCCGCGGCGGTACGCGACGTTCCTGCCGCAGTTCGCCACGCTCCACCAGATCGCCACCCTCGGCGCGTTCATGCTGCTCGTGGGCGGCATCATCTGGGTGTACAACGTGTTCGTCTCCTGGATGGAGGGCCCGCACGTCGAGTCCGGCGACCCGTGGCGCCTCGACGAGACGAACCTCAACACCGCCGAGTGGGACTGGTTCGACGCCAAGCGCGAGACGTCGCTGGCGGCGACCGACGGCGGCGAGGAAGTGAAAGCCGACGGCGGCGAAGTCGTCGACGACGACGCGGCTGTCGACGACGACGCGGCTGTCGACGACGAGTAA
- a CDS encoding DUF7520 family protein, producing MVLTLYVLLTGVGFAAGVLVATFVDGLSAPALYGVIELPPTALGFSLYGGITIATVLGVPLALVIYVSRRIDDPDAVE from the coding sequence ATCGTCCTCACGCTGTACGTCCTCCTCACCGGCGTCGGCTTCGCCGCCGGCGTGCTCGTCGCGACGTTCGTCGACGGGCTGAGCGCGCCCGCGCTGTACGGGGTGATCGAACTGCCGCCGACCGCACTGGGCTTCTCGCTGTACGGCGGGATCACCATCGCGACGGTGCTGGGCGTGCCGCTGGCGCTGGTGATCTACGTGTCGCGGCGGATCGACGACCCCGACGCCGTCGAGTGA
- a CDS encoding universal stress protein, giving the protein MYHVVLGVDENEDRAHASASEIAKLPGDGSDTEVTIVHVFQDNPSGASATQVASVREAQEVLEEAGITVDVTESSGDPADAIIETGDETDADLIVVGGRKRSPAGKALFGSVTQTVILNGGRPVMVTGDVAKQ; this is encoded by the coding sequence ATGTACCACGTTGTACTCGGCGTCGACGAGAACGAGGACCGCGCACACGCGTCGGCCTCCGAGATCGCGAAGCTCCCCGGCGACGGGAGCGACACCGAGGTGACGATCGTCCACGTGTTCCAGGACAACCCCAGCGGCGCCTCCGCGACGCAGGTCGCCTCCGTCCGCGAGGCACAGGAGGTGCTGGAGGAGGCCGGGATCACGGTCGACGTGACCGAGTCCAGCGGCGACCCCGCCGACGCGATCATCGAGACGGGCGACGAGACCGACGCCGACCTCATCGTCGTCGGCGGGCGCAAGCGCTCGCCGGCGGGGAAGGCGCTGTTCGGCTCCGTCACCCAGACGGTGATCCTCAACGGCGGCCGCCCGGTGATGGTCACCGGCGACGTCGCGAAGCAGTAA
- a CDS encoding thioredoxin family protein codes for MAADPTAGPPSDPPDTEAMLDRLIDVGAVREDDDGSLHVSAALHDIVDLYEQSYGDLPEREFTEAVADAFGLEYSEAVARIDEQGVTREEFVAYLSLRAHFEDEGEPVPDPVERATMAAIVTEIAPATPVPQAMRELADDEVDEFLAANDRAVVFVWRLRCDPCDRMKADIEATLESFPADVAVAGIDGEAAPGFRRRFDVDSAPAVVCVADGEATAVETGYRSPEALAALVDDAV; via the coding sequence ATGGCGGCCGATCCTACCGCCGGGCCGCCGTCGGACCCGCCGGACACCGAGGCGATGCTCGACCGGCTGATCGACGTCGGCGCCGTCCGCGAGGACGACGACGGGTCGCTCCACGTCTCGGCCGCGCTCCACGACATCGTCGACCTGTACGAACAGAGCTACGGCGATCTCCCGGAACGGGAGTTCACCGAGGCCGTCGCCGACGCGTTCGGGTTGGAGTACTCGGAGGCGGTGGCCCGGATCGACGAGCAGGGCGTCACGCGCGAGGAGTTCGTCGCGTACCTCTCCCTGCGCGCGCACTTCGAGGACGAGGGCGAGCCGGTCCCCGACCCCGTCGAACGGGCGACCATGGCCGCGATCGTCACCGAGATCGCGCCCGCGACGCCGGTGCCGCAGGCGATGCGCGAACTGGCCGACGACGAGGTCGACGAGTTCCTCGCCGCCAACGACCGCGCGGTCGTGTTCGTGTGGCGCCTCCGCTGTGACCCCTGTGACCGGATGAAGGCGGACATCGAGGCGACGCTCGAGTCGTTCCCCGCGGACGTCGCCGTCGCGGGCATCGACGGCGAGGCGGCGCCCGGGTTCCGACGCCGGTTCGACGTGGACTCGGCGCCGGCGGTCGTCTGCGTCGCCGACGGCGAGGCGACGGCCGTCGAGACCGGCTACCGGTCGCCGGAGGCGCTCGCGGCGCTGGTCGACGACGCCGTCTGA
- a CDS encoding ABC transporter ATP-binding protein produces the protein MDAYYGQSHILRDLSMHVEEGEVCALLGRNGAGKTTTLRSIAGARPPDVREGTVSFKGRNVTDRSTEDISSLGISLVPEERRVFPNLSVEENLHLSDVARNWSNTVGRDVSMDHPGMSTEEVYEVFPRLEERASQKAGTLSGGEQQMLAIARALKQDTDLLMLDEPYEGLAPQIIQTVENAIERIAETGTTILLVEQNAVAAMNIADRAYVVDQGSIVFAGGSEELRGDEEIRERYLGV, from the coding sequence ATCGACGCCTACTACGGGCAGAGCCACATCCTGCGCGACCTCTCGATGCACGTCGAGGAGGGCGAGGTGTGCGCGCTGCTCGGGCGCAACGGCGCGGGGAAGACGACGACGCTGCGCTCCATCGCCGGCGCCCGCCCGCCGGACGTCCGCGAGGGGACGGTGTCGTTCAAGGGGAGGAACGTGACCGACCGCTCGACGGAGGACATCTCCTCGTTGGGCATCTCGCTCGTTCCCGAGGAGCGGCGCGTCTTCCCGAACCTCTCCGTCGAGGAGAACCTCCACCTCTCGGACGTCGCCCGCAACTGGTCGAACACGGTCGGCCGCGACGTGTCGATGGACCACCCCGGCATGAGCACCGAGGAGGTGTACGAGGTGTTCCCGCGGCTGGAGGAGCGCGCCTCACAGAAGGCGGGGACGCTCTCGGGCGGCGAACAGCAGATGCTCGCCATCGCCCGCGCGCTCAAGCAGGACACGGACCTGCTGATGCTCGACGAGCCGTACGAGGGGTTGGCGCCGCAGATCATCCAGACGGTGGAGAACGCCATCGAGCGGATCGCGGAGACCGGGACGACGATCCTGTTGGTCGAGCAGAACGCCGTGGCGGCGATGAACATCGCCGACCGCGCGTACGTCGTCGACCAGGGGAGCATCGTCTTCGCCGGCGGCTCCGAGGAGTTGCGCGGCGACGAAGAGATCCGCGAGCGGTATCTGGGTGTCTGA
- a CDS encoding ABC transporter ATP-binding protein, which produces MSLLETDGLTKQFGGLVAVDDVSFAVERGETRAVIGPNGAGKSTLINCITGALEPTAGTVQFDGEDITDTSPHETVQTGISKSFQTASIFPNMTVRENVEIAALAAEHGSFRFNFLKRLSDFSAVHETADEMMDAVDLLGDAGVEAGSLPYGDKRRLEIAIALASEPELLLMDEPTAGMSPDETADTVDLVERLQEELGLTILIVEHDMEIIFRIADRILVLNRGQVIADGTPEEVQESEQVQEAYLGGVEL; this is translated from the coding sequence ATGAGCCTCCTCGAAACCGACGGACTGACGAAGCAGTTCGGCGGCCTCGTCGCCGTCGACGACGTGAGCTTCGCCGTCGAGCGCGGGGAGACCCGCGCGGTCATCGGACCGAACGGCGCCGGCAAGTCCACCCTGATCAACTGCATCACGGGTGCGCTGGAGCCGACCGCCGGCACCGTCCAGTTCGACGGGGAGGACATCACCGACACCTCGCCCCACGAGACGGTCCAGACGGGCATCTCGAAGTCGTTCCAGACCGCGTCGATCTTCCCGAACATGACCGTCCGGGAGAACGTCGAGATCGCCGCGCTGGCGGCCGAACACGGCTCGTTCCGGTTCAACTTCCTCAAGCGGCTCTCCGACTTCTCGGCGGTCCACGAGACCGCCGACGAGATGATGGACGCCGTGGACCTGCTGGGCGACGCGGGCGTGGAAGCGGGAAGCCTCCCGTACGGCGACAAGCGTCGTCTGGAGATCGCCATCGCGCTGGCCTCGGAGCCGGAGCTGTTGTTGATGGACGAACCGACCGCCGGCATGTCGCCGGACGAAACCGCCGACACCGTGGACCTCGTGGAACGGCTTCAGGAGGAACTCGGACTCACCATTCTCATCGTGGAACACGACATGGAGATCATCTTCCGAATCGCCGACCGGATCCTCGTCTTGAACCGCGGGCAGGTCATCGCCGACGGCACGCCCGAGGAGGTCCAAGAGAGCGAACAGGTCCAGGAAGCGTACCTCGGCGGGGTGGAGCTGTGA
- a CDS encoding branched-chain amino acid ABC transporter permease, with translation MSDEVATDGGAVVESEEPASGGSGGSALSRLRERDDFVVVASAAALVVFPFLLVDVLGAVGDVIGLSIGGYTGLPSLVLIYGIIVIGFNLLLGYTGLLSFGHAAFFGSAAYSAALFSQIVPSPLLMVVVGTLVATLLAWPIGFVSIRRSGVYFAVLTLTFGQALYFYALGPGSWLTNGDNGFSNIEADGLFLGALPFDAQLTPLPILDSYTVMYGFAAIAMLVAIWVGNRIINSPYGLIFEALGENEERVEFVGLNVFRYKLMAFVISAIFAGVGGALFVIHEQYIHPTTGLYWIQSGDFVIMTVLGGTGSLVGPVFGALVFEYVANVVSGVSLPAIGSIGSLWRFVLGAVFVTIVWVFPRGIYGAFADLAALVNGGGGEGGDSTDPAATDGGERE, from the coding sequence ATGAGCGACGAGGTCGCGACCGACGGCGGCGCCGTCGTGGAGTCGGAGGAGCCGGCGTCCGGCGGGTCGGGCGGCTCGGCGCTGTCGCGGCTGCGCGAGCGCGACGACTTCGTCGTCGTCGCCTCGGCGGCCGCGCTGGTCGTGTTCCCGTTCCTGCTCGTCGACGTGCTCGGCGCGGTCGGCGACGTCATCGGCCTGTCGATCGGCGGCTACACGGGGCTCCCGTCGCTGGTGCTCATCTACGGCATCATCGTCATCGGGTTCAACCTCCTGCTCGGCTACACGGGGCTGTTGTCGTTCGGACACGCCGCCTTCTTCGGGTCGGCGGCGTACTCGGCGGCGCTGTTCAGCCAGATCGTCCCCAGCCCCCTGCTGATGGTGGTCGTCGGGACGCTCGTCGCGACGCTGTTGGCGTGGCCGATCGGCTTCGTGTCGATCCGCCGCTCCGGCGTCTACTTCGCCGTGTTGACCCTGACGTTCGGCCAGGCGCTGTACTTCTACGCGCTCGGGCCGGGGTCGTGGCTCACCAACGGCGACAACGGCTTCTCCAACATCGAGGCCGACGGGCTGTTCCTCGGCGCGCTCCCGTTCGACGCGCAGTTGACGCCGCTCCCGATCCTCGACTCCTACACCGTGATGTACGGGTTCGCAGCGATCGCGATGCTCGTCGCCATCTGGGTCGGCAACCGGATCATCAACTCGCCGTACGGGCTCATCTTCGAGGCGCTCGGCGAGAACGAGGAGCGCGTCGAGTTCGTCGGGCTGAACGTGTTCCGGTACAAGCTGATGGCGTTCGTCATCTCCGCGATCTTCGCGGGCGTCGGGGGCGCGCTGTTCGTCATTCACGAGCAGTACATCCACCCGACGACGGGCCTGTACTGGATCCAGTCCGGGGACTTCGTCATCATGACGGTCCTCGGCGGCACCGGCAGCCTCGTCGGGCCCGTGTTCGGCGCGCTCGTGTTCGAGTACGTCGCGAACGTCGTCTCCGGCGTGAGCCTGCCGGCGATCGGCTCGATCGGGTCGCTGTGGCGGTTCGTCCTCGGCGCCGTGTTCGTGACGATCGTCTGGGTGTTCCCCCGGGGGATCTACGGCGCCTTCGCGGACCTGGCGGCGCTCGTGAACGGCGGCGGCGGGGAGGGCGGCGACTCGACTGACCCGGCCGCGACCGACGGGGGTGAGCGCGAATGA
- a CDS encoding branched-chain amino acid ABC transporter permease translates to MLLQSEIASILLNGLQQGAIYALLGIGLTIILGTMEFLNLAHGALYLVGAYVGLIVFQETTLSNGFLYSAGITSIGFEGGFLAAIVLVPIVGFGLGLLMERFVAEPFYDRPETDQLLVTFGLALIVEETVKNVIGGNTFQSIAPSTLFGVNVSQPIQLPFVGLFPSWRLLIIVITFLVIGVTYLAIERTDFGLVVQAGTRDSEMVRLLGIKINRSYSLVFALGAALAAFAGLIGASIQTVSPQIGTDQALIPAFLTIVVGGAGSVRGAIAGGMVLGLIISAMTQTYSQWAQIVLYLFVALMLVFRPEGLFGTGEVGE, encoded by the coding sequence TTGCTCTTACAGTCCGAAATCGCATCGATACTCCTCAACGGGCTCCAACAGGGCGCGATCTACGCGCTGTTGGGGATCGGGCTCACCATCATCCTGGGCACGATGGAGTTCCTGAACCTCGCTCACGGCGCGCTCTATCTCGTCGGCGCGTACGTGGGCCTGATCGTCTTTCAGGAGACCACCCTCTCGAACGGCTTCCTGTACAGCGCCGGGATCACCTCGATCGGCTTCGAGGGCGGGTTCCTCGCGGCGATCGTTCTCGTCCCGATCGTCGGCTTCGGTCTGGGGCTGCTCATGGAACGGTTCGTCGCCGAGCCGTTCTACGACCGGCCCGAGACCGACCAACTCCTCGTGACGTTCGGGCTCGCGCTCATCGTCGAGGAGACGGTGAAGAACGTCATCGGCGGCAACACCTTCCAGTCGATCGCGCCGTCGACGCTGTTCGGCGTGAACGTCTCCCAGCCGATCCAGCTGCCGTTCGTGGGGCTGTTCCCCTCGTGGCGGCTGCTCATCATCGTCATCACGTTCCTCGTCATCGGCGTGACGTACCTGGCGATCGAACGGACGGACTTCGGACTCGTCGTGCAGGCCGGCACGCGCGACTCGGAGATGGTCCGCCTGCTCGGCATCAAGATCAACCGCTCGTACAGCCTCGTGTTCGCGCTCGGGGCGGCGCTGGCGGCGTTCGCGGGACTCATCGGGGCGTCGATCCAGACGGTCAGCCCGCAGATCGGCACCGATCAGGCGCTGATCCCGGCGTTCCTCACCATCGTCGTCGGCGGCGCCGGCTCCGTCCGCGGGGCCATCGCCGGCGGGATGGTGCTGGGGCTGATCATCTCCGCGATGACCCAGACGTACAGCCAGTGGGCACAGATCGTCCTCTACCTGTTCGTCGCCCTCATGCTGGTGTTCCGGCCCGAGGGACTGTTCGGCACCGGGGAGGTGGGCGAATGA